The Candidatus Woesearchaeota archaeon DNA segment AACGCTGTTTTTCACAGCAGGATAGCTGTCAAGCAGGCTTTTATCTGCCCTGCCCAAATCAACAAATATTGCTTTGTCTATGCAGCCTATTGGAATCGCTTTTTTATCAAATGATCCAAACTGGGAAGTTCTTACACCGCTTTTGATATCAATATCAGCAGTTGAGAGCCTAGTATCGCAAAGCCTGTCCTGCACCATCGCGATTGCCTTAAACCCAAATGTAAGTACAAATATCACAACAATAACTGCAATCAATTGTTTTATCAGTTCGCTTTGCATTTTCTATTTTCTTATTTTTTTAAATCATCTCTTGGTAATGTAATCATTTTATTCTTTTGATTAAAAAAGTTGATTGAGGTTCAAAACCTATTTTAGTCCATGTTTTCATAGCAATTTCATTGGAATTATAAACATTTGTTCTTACATATTTTATTCCTTTGTCTTTAAAAAATTTCAATGCAACATTAGTCAATGCTTTTGCTACTCCTTTTCCCCTATAATCTTTATGTGTCGTAGCTGAATTTAGGTAACCATATTTTTTGATTTTGAAACAATCTTCATTTTTTTTAATAAAAAATTCAATAAAACCAATAACTTTTCCATCCATCTCCGCAACAAAAATATGATTGCTTCTTTTTCTTATATTTTTTTTAGCAAATTCTATTTGATTTTTTAAAGTCAACTTCTTTTCAAATTCCAATAATGGATCAACTTTCTTATGAGGTACCCAGAATTGAAAATATAATCTAGCTAAATCTTCTGCATCAGTTGTTCTTGATTTTCTAATTTTAAATGTCATATTTTACTATTATTTTCTTTGGTATTTAAATATTATTACTCAAGCGGTATTAACTTGAGAATGGTACATTGCATAATACGCAGAAATAACAACCCAATCTTCATGCTTAAGCTCATTTAAGTCTGTCATGACAATCAGATTATGGCCTGCCTTGCTGCTATGCCCGCTGCTCAGGTGCTCATTTGGCTTTGAAATTCTCAGCCCTCTTTCTTCCTTTGCCCTTTTCAATGCTTTCACAATAGTGTCTTTTGCTTTCATTTGAACGCCAAATTAACAAATTTTTCTGCCCCATGCAGCACATAATGATTATTTACAATCTCTCTGATTATGGCTTTATCCCTTTGTTTTTTAAATTCATTAGATGCCATCATCACCATATTAATTTCCTTTCCGTATTTCGCATATATTTCTTTTGCTATTTTATCAATCCCGGTTTTTACTTTGCCCACAACCAACACATCAATATCGCTCTTTTTTGCTGCTGCGCCTTTTGCATATGATCCAAACAAGATAACCGCGCTTATGTTTGCTTTTGCCTGTATAGAATTAATAAGATCCTCCAAAATCAGCTTTAATTCCTTGTTTGCAGTATAAAATTTTTCTTTTTTTCCAGCTCTTCCCTCTGTTCTTTTATTATGCTGCTCAAGTCCATATGTTTATAATAGAAAGCTTATTTATGAAGTTTTCTATTTCATTAGAAAGCTTTTAACACACCAATTCAAAGCCATTATCACTTCTGATATCAATATCAGCAGTTGAGAGCCTAGTATCGCAAAGCTTGTAAAGCACCATATATTCCAAAAAATCTAATATTGAAACAGCCAAACATATAGGCAGCGGCAGCTAAAAATACTATTTTTAACAT contains these protein-coding regions:
- a CDS encoding GNAT family N-acetyltransferase, with protein sequence MTFKIRKSRTTDAEDLARLYFQFWVPHKKVDPLLEFEKKLTLKNQIEFAKKNIRKRSNHIFVAEMDGKVIGFIEFFIKKNEDCFKIKKYGYLNSATTHKDYRGKGVAKALTNVALKFFKDKGIKYVRTNVYNSNEIAMKTWTKIGFEPQSTFLIKRIK
- a CDS encoding nucleotidyltransferase domain-containing protein — its product is MEDLINSIQAKANISAVILFGSYAKGAAAKKSDIDVLVVGKVKTGIDKIAKEIYAKYGKEINMVMMASNEFKKQRDKAIIREIVNNHYVLHGAEKFVNLAFK